One window of the Methanomassiliicoccaceae archaeon DOK genome contains the following:
- a CDS encoding PKD domain-containing protein encodes MQSKNIIMAATALAVISLVLSAIPLDQASAEEQDYDVDYGSFYSYTLQFVFDGSNAETIEWDFGDGSPVSTEWNPSHTYAEKGTYYVTQTTTNSYNGGSTTVEVYKVSVMGFPIITFDSLGGPQVQEIQQTAYGVPATKPADPVRSGYEFGGWFTSSDLSQEYDWSSDVKRSMTLYAKWTQVSEEVPETFEITFEVDGGSITVPTATADSGASFVLPSYDGEKEGFEFAGWRIGDDILQPGDSVTVTGDVNVTAVWKEASVTPGGDDDEPGDDPGGDEPSGDDSADSEDDGLFEILILLGIVVVMIVLALYAYHVRSNGNGGNRRR; translated from the coding sequence ATGCAGTCTAAGAATATCATCATGGCAGCGACGGCCCTGGCCGTCATCTCCCTCGTCCTGTCGGCCATCCCGCTCGATCAGGCATCCGCCGAGGAGCAGGACTACGACGTGGACTATGGGAGCTTCTACAGCTACACGCTGCAGTTCGTGTTCGACGGGAGCAACGCCGAGACCATCGAGTGGGACTTCGGCGACGGCTCCCCGGTGTCGACGGAGTGGAACCCCTCCCACACATACGCCGAGAAGGGAACCTACTACGTGACCCAGACGACGACCAACTCCTACAACGGAGGCTCGACCACCGTGGAGGTCTACAAGGTCAGCGTGATGGGATTCCCCATCATCACCTTCGACTCCCTCGGCGGGCCCCAGGTCCAGGAGATACAGCAGACGGCCTACGGTGTTCCCGCTACAAAGCCGGCCGATCCCGTCAGGTCTGGGTACGAGTTCGGGGGATGGTTCACCTCCTCCGACCTCTCCCAGGAGTACGACTGGTCATCCGATGTGAAGAGGTCCATGACCCTCTACGCCAAGTGGACCCAGGTGAGCGAGGAGGTCCCCGAGACCTTTGAGATAACCTTCGAGGTGGACGGCGGTTCCATCACCGTACCCACAGCGACCGCCGACAGCGGAGCGTCTTTCGTCCTCCCGTCCTACGACGGCGAGAAGGAGGGGTTCGAGTTCGCCGGTTGGAGAATCGGAGACGACATCCTCCAGCCCGGGGACTCCGTCACCGTCACCGGCGATGTGAATGTCACCGCCGTCTGGAAGGAGGCATCCGTCACCCCCGGAGGGGATGACGACGAGCCCGGAGACGACCCCGGAGGCGACGAGCCCTCGGGCGATGATTCCGCCGACAGCGAGGATGACGGTCTCTTCGAGATTCTGATCCTCCTGGGGATCGTCGTCGTGATGATCGTCCTGGCGCTGTACGCGTACCATGTCCGCTCGAACGGGAACGGCGGGAACAGGAGGCGCTGA
- a CDS encoding DUF86 domain-containing protein: protein MDWHEIAKMRDFVAHRYQHVIQQLLWESMNSEVPALRARCAEIIGILESRQEDD from the coding sequence GTGGATTGGCACGAGATCGCGAAGATGCGCGACTTCGTCGCCCACAGATACCAGCATGTGATCCAGCAGCTCCTATGGGAGAGCATGAACTCCGAGGTGCCCGCTCTCAGAGCGAGATGCGCCGAGATCATCGGCATACTCGAGTCCAGACAGGAAGACGACTGA
- a CDS encoding DUF3737 family protein — protein sequence MTFDEERALYNLRDAVVENCTFSGPNDGESALKEGRDIVVKGCTFDLRYPVWHTHGFTMEGCSLTENCRAPLWYSSDGILSDTVVSGVKCLRECDNVAVRGCRICSPEFGWKCRGIRIGDSEIESEYIFLDSSHLRIDGMTMKGKYSFQYTEDVVIERSSLETKDAFWHSRNVTLRDCDVRGEYLGWYSENLTLIGCRISGTQPFCYCRNLKLIDCTMKGTDLAFEYSDVDAEVKEHVESVKNPRSGRIHAGSIGRIVLGDQVMECSCEIVTDD from the coding sequence ATGACCTTCGACGAGGAGCGCGCGCTGTACAACCTCCGCGACGCTGTCGTCGAGAACTGCACCTTCTCGGGACCGAACGACGGCGAGTCGGCGCTGAAGGAGGGCCGTGACATCGTCGTCAAAGGATGCACCTTCGACCTCCGCTATCCGGTCTGGCACACTCATGGGTTCACCATGGAGGGATGCAGCCTCACGGAGAACTGCCGCGCGCCGCTCTGGTACTCCAGTGACGGCATCCTGTCGGACACCGTGGTCTCGGGCGTCAAGTGCCTGAGGGAGTGCGACAACGTCGCCGTACGTGGCTGCAGGATCTGTTCGCCCGAGTTCGGCTGGAAATGCCGCGGGATCAGGATCGGGGACAGCGAGATCGAATCCGAGTACATCTTCCTCGACAGCTCCCACCTGAGGATCGATGGGATGACCATGAAGGGGAAGTACTCGTTCCAGTACACGGAGGACGTCGTCATCGAGAGATCCAGCCTAGAGACCAAGGACGCGTTCTGGCACAGCAGGAACGTGACCCTGAGGGACTGCGATGTGAGAGGCGAGTACCTCGGATGGTACTCGGAAAACCTGACGCTAATCGGATGCAGGATATCCGGGACGCAGCCGTTCTGCTACTGCAGGAACCTGAAGCTGATAGACTGCACCATGAAGGGTACGGACCTGGCGTTCGAGTACTCGGACGTGGATGCAGAGGTCAAGGAGCATGTGGAGTCCGTCAAGAACCCGCGCTCCGGCAGGATCCACGCAGGGAGCATAGGGAGGATCGTCCTCGGGGACCAGGTCATGGAATGCTCCTGCGAGATCGTGACGGACGACTGA
- a CDS encoding 4-hydroxybenzoate polyprenyltransferase has translation MHGVTVNKYLQLFRTGNAVMGIVGVAVAAFMAAGTDIADAWANLLISAVVVFMFICGGNALNDYIDFEIDKTAHPERPIPSGRMTRRAALHAALAMLGGSVVVSLFTFDLECILIVVIACVLMVSYEVALKQRGFVGNVTIAVLTGMMFLLGGAVVGDAADNVIVALMALLVSVGREIAKDIEDMESDEGDRLTLPMRIGPGKAAALACVFFVAGPVLSVAPMVWHTYGPLYYSVVIADAIFVYCATVVFSSPHRAQKFAKLAMVVALVAFIAGVFRF, from the coding sequence ATGCATGGTGTGACCGTGAACAAGTACCTCCAGCTGTTCAGGACAGGGAACGCCGTCATGGGAATCGTCGGCGTGGCGGTGGCCGCATTCATGGCCGCGGGGACCGACATCGCAGACGCGTGGGCGAACCTCCTGATATCGGCGGTGGTCGTCTTCATGTTCATCTGCGGCGGGAACGCCCTGAACGACTACATAGACTTCGAGATAGACAAGACCGCCCATCCCGAGCGTCCGATCCCGTCCGGGAGGATGACCAGGAGAGCCGCCCTCCACGCGGCCCTGGCCATGCTCGGTGGATCCGTCGTCGTCTCCCTGTTCACATTCGACCTCGAATGCATCCTGATCGTGGTCATCGCATGCGTCCTGATGGTCTCGTACGAGGTTGCCCTGAAGCAGAGGGGATTCGTCGGCAACGTGACCATCGCGGTCCTCACCGGCATGATGTTCCTGCTGGGAGGGGCAGTCGTCGGGGACGCGGCCGACAACGTCATCGTGGCGCTCATGGCCCTGCTCGTCTCGGTCGGCAGGGAGATCGCCAAGGACATAGAGGACATGGAATCCGACGAGGGCGACAGGCTCACGCTCCCCATGAGGATCGGACCGGGGAAGGCGGCCGCCCTGGCGTGCGTGTTCTTCGTCGCCGGCCCCGTCCTCAGCGTCGCCCCGATGGTCTGGCACACGTACGGGCCGCTCTACTACTCGGTCGTGATCGCGGACGCGATATTCGTCTACTGCGCGACGGTGGTTTTCTCCAGTCCGCACAGGGCGCAGAAGTTCGCGAAGCTGGCCATGGTGGTCGCGCTCGTGGCGTTCATCGCCGGTGTGTTCAGGTTCTGA
- a CDS encoding DUF86 domain-containing protein — translation MKHDLENIDAILEYCDGILATRDLYGDDIEDFMESLQYQWSTAFGILQIGEAVKRLSSEFLERYKDVPWSEITGMRDRAAHQYHNNDLVKQWNTIRKDIPALRERCLRIKQDLESEQEDD, via the coding sequence ATGAAGCATGACCTCGAGAACATCGATGCCATCCTGGAGTACTGCGATGGGATCCTGGCCACCAGGGATCTGTACGGTGACGACATCGAGGACTTCATGGAGAGTCTGCAATACCAGTGGAGCACAGCGTTCGGCATCCTGCAGATCGGCGAGGCTGTGAAGAGGTTGTCCTCTGAATTCCTGGAGAGGTACAAGGATGTGCCATGGTCCGAGATCACCGGGATGCGCGACCGTGCTGCACACCAGTACCACAACAACGACCTCGTCAAACAGTGGAACACCATCCGGAAGGACATCCCCGCGCTCAGGGAGAGATGCCTGAGGATCAAACAGGATCTCGAATCCGAACAGGAAGACGACTGA
- a CDS encoding thymidylate kinase, translated as MVWYVVDGMDGSGKTTAADMLASELRSRGRRVLLISHPNTDTLVGRLEQGFLHGDSKLDVILSTLFYIGDVMHSLAVMRGRRRYDYDDVVFVRYSMAVAYLPDGACRKADRAVRLLLPTPDVAVLVDVEPETAIGRIFDRGDELEMFETVERLTAIRGRMIGISEGWVVLDNNGGPEGLADGIRSKVLGRS; from the coding sequence ATGGTGTGGTACGTCGTCGACGGGATGGACGGATCCGGGAAGACCACCGCCGCGGATATGCTGGCCTCCGAGCTCCGGTCACGGGGGCGCAGGGTGCTCCTGATCTCCCATCCGAACACCGATACGCTGGTGGGCCGTCTGGAGCAGGGGTTCCTGCACGGCGACTCGAAGCTCGACGTCATCCTCTCCACGCTGTTCTACATCGGGGACGTCATGCACTCCCTGGCCGTCATGCGGGGGAGGAGGCGCTACGACTACGACGACGTGGTATTTGTCAGGTACAGCATGGCGGTCGCCTATCTTCCGGACGGCGCGTGCCGGAAGGCCGACCGCGCGGTGAGGCTCCTGCTGCCGACACCCGACGTCGCCGTGCTGGTCGATGTCGAGCCGGAGACCGCCATCGGCCGCATCTTCGACCGCGGGGACGAGCTCGAGATGTTCGAGACCGTCGAGAGGCTCACGGCCATCCGCGGCAGGATGATCGGCATATCGGAGGGCTGGGTGGTGCTCGACAACAACGGCGGCCCGGAGGGGCTCGCGGACGGGATAAGGTCGAAGGTCCTTGGCCGTTCCTGA
- a CDS encoding UPF0280 family protein, with product MRFPLAYRESILTVVCDDGLRDAAFDALMEARFSIESKISEDPFFGITYDPYEASPGDDPIVRRMCEASRVAGVGPMAGVAGAVALHVAERLLSEGSSHAIVENGGDIAFFSPEPRLVGIFADHPVFRDLAFSMSSDRIVGMCSSSRTVGPSVSLGSSSISTVLADDVVLADCCATALGNLVRDEQTLGDAVRTIGSLAGVTGCLACCGDKVAIFGSLPEVVAADCSALEPYRPAGNEDR from the coding sequence ATGAGGTTCCCCCTCGCCTACAGGGAGAGCATCCTGACCGTCGTATGCGACGACGGCCTCCGCGATGCCGCGTTCGACGCCCTTATGGAGGCCAGGTTCTCGATAGAGTCGAAGATTTCGGAGGACCCGTTCTTCGGGATAACCTACGACCCCTACGAGGCATCCCCGGGAGACGACCCCATCGTCAGGAGGATGTGCGAGGCCTCCCGCGTGGCCGGCGTCGGGCCCATGGCCGGGGTGGCGGGGGCGGTGGCCCTTCACGTCGCCGAGAGGCTCCTGTCAGAGGGCTCGTCCCATGCGATCGTGGAGAACGGCGGGGACATAGCGTTCTTCTCCCCGGAGCCGAGGCTCGTGGGGATATTCGCCGACCACCCGGTGTTCAGGGACCTGGCGTTCTCCATGTCCTCCGACCGCATAGTCGGGATGTGCTCATCTTCACGCACCGTTGGGCCGTCGGTATCCCTCGGCTCCAGCAGCATCAGCACGGTCCTGGCGGACGACGTCGTCCTGGCGGACTGCTGCGCCACCGCGCTGGGCAACCTGGTGAGGGACGAGCAGACCCTGGGCGACGCCGTGAGGACCATCGGTTCCCTGGCCGGGGTCACGGGCTGCCTGGCATGCTGCGGGGACAAGGTGGCGATATTCGGGAGCCTTCCGGAGGTCGTCGCTGCTGACTGCTCCGCCCTGGAGCCGTACCGCCCCGCCGGGAATGAGGATCGGTGA
- a CDS encoding 4Fe-4S dicluster domain-containing protein, with translation MTETDPAGLKRAVVEKAMELGAAVVKSCPTDRWSEHPIQDSAYWPRSIWPWAENAIVIGIPLPPAMVSTTPSMVYQELYRTSNRILDDMAYRMTSWLISQGHRAVFFPRDGYFNIGVLLDEPTAAFSHVLAGYYSGMGTIGASHNLLTEEFGPRVRMVTILTDADIEADPMLDADLCIHCGKCMRRCPSKAFSEEDGGFYSMDMERCIRHHLVLKDEHHWPCGICIDVCPVGRDLDPYRGSERVTAEGKEHCSRHGS, from the coding sequence ATGACCGAGACCGATCCCGCAGGGCTCAAGAGGGCCGTGGTCGAGAAGGCGATGGAACTGGGCGCCGCAGTCGTGAAGTCGTGCCCCACCGACCGCTGGTCCGAGCACCCCATCCAGGACAGTGCCTACTGGCCCAGGAGCATCTGGCCGTGGGCGGAGAACGCCATCGTCATCGGGATACCGCTCCCCCCGGCGATGGTGTCGACCACCCCGTCGATGGTCTACCAGGAGCTCTACCGCACCAGCAACCGCATCCTCGACGACATGGCGTACCGCATGACGTCCTGGCTGATCTCCCAGGGACATCGCGCCGTTTTCTTCCCCAGGGACGGCTACTTCAACATCGGCGTCCTTCTGGACGAACCCACCGCGGCGTTCTCCCACGTCCTCGCCGGGTATTACTCGGGCATGGGGACGATCGGGGCCAGCCACAACCTCCTCACCGAGGAGTTCGGACCGAGGGTCCGCATGGTCACCATACTCACGGACGCGGACATAGAGGCCGACCCCATGCTAGATGCGGATCTTTGCATCCACTGCGGGAAGTGCATGAGGAGGTGCCCCTCGAAGGCGTTCTCCGAAGAGGACGGAGGATTCTATAGCATGGACATGGAGCGGTGCATCCGGCACCACCTAGTCCTGAAGGACGAGCACCACTGGCCCTGCGGCATCTGCATAGACGTCTGCCCCGTGGGCAGGGACCTCGATCCGTACAGGGGGTCCGAGAGGGTCACCGCCGAGGGCAAGGAGCACTGCTCCAGGCACGGCTCGTGA
- a CDS encoding AMP phosphorylase gives MKLEVRNYDLDTSEPTVLLHEDDCRSLSVSEGDRVRIAGTSAAIAIVSVSDTLVRCGTILVPPSVQRASGTAVGGSAEVTLSHTPESVRHIRAKMDGMHLPSESIRQVVDDVVAGRLSRIEISAWLTALYIKGMDTDEIAAYARAMAETGDELTFHDKQVFDFHSFGGLPGNKITPIVVSIVAAAGLTIPKLSSRAISSACGTADFVETFCRVDLDADEVRRISEETGGVFSWTGATDLGPAGDHFITVQRPLGIDPRPQLLASIMSKKVAVGATDLVMDIPMGSESKVPTLEDAKGYARDLMDLGDKLGIRVECAITYAKQPLGEAVGPILEARECMEVLERVPGHEDVIDKACICAGTILSMGGVRDGVGKAREILESGLAHEKFLEIVAAQGGKPDISSKDMVPGSHSAEIRAERSGFVRSLSNKAVVAVAKAAGAPSDKGAGVVLGKKLGMKVSEGDVLMTIYAEREDKLGHAVDVALEREPIGIEGMIIKRIGPD, from the coding sequence ATGAAGCTCGAAGTGAGGAACTACGACCTTGACACATCCGAACCCACCGTCCTCCTGCATGAGGACGACTGCCGTTCACTCTCCGTCTCCGAGGGGGACCGTGTCAGGATCGCGGGGACCTCCGCCGCAATAGCCATAGTATCCGTCTCCGACACACTGGTCCGCTGCGGGACGATCCTCGTACCGCCCTCGGTCCAGAGGGCCAGCGGCACGGCCGTCGGAGGATCCGCTGAGGTCACCCTGTCGCACACCCCAGAGTCCGTCAGGCACATACGTGCGAAGATGGACGGGATGCACCTCCCCTCCGAATCCATCAGGCAGGTTGTGGACGACGTCGTCGCCGGGAGGCTGTCCAGGATCGAGATCTCCGCATGGCTCACAGCACTCTACATCAAGGGGATGGACACCGACGAGATCGCCGCCTACGCCAGGGCGATGGCGGAGACCGGCGACGAGCTGACGTTCCATGACAAGCAGGTCTTCGATTTCCACAGCTTCGGCGGCCTTCCCGGCAACAAGATCACTCCGATCGTCGTATCCATCGTCGCGGCCGCCGGACTGACCATCCCCAAGCTATCGTCCCGTGCAATCAGCAGCGCCTGCGGGACGGCTGACTTCGTCGAGACGTTCTGCAGGGTGGATCTGGACGCGGACGAGGTCCGGCGCATCTCCGAGGAGACAGGCGGCGTGTTCTCATGGACGGGGGCCACCGACCTGGGTCCCGCCGGAGACCACTTCATCACGGTCCAGCGCCCCCTCGGCATCGATCCCCGCCCTCAGCTTCTGGCGTCCATCATGAGCAAGAAGGTCGCCGTGGGGGCCACCGACCTGGTCATGGACATACCCATGGGATCGGAATCGAAGGTGCCCACCCTGGAGGATGCGAAGGGCTACGCCAGGGATCTCATGGACCTGGGGGACAAGCTCGGCATCAGGGTCGAATGCGCCATAACATACGCCAAACAGCCCCTGGGCGAGGCCGTGGGCCCGATCCTCGAGGCGAGGGAATGCATGGAGGTCCTCGAACGCGTCCCGGGACATGAGGATGTGATCGACAAGGCGTGCATATGCGCCGGGACGATCCTGAGCATGGGCGGTGTCCGTGACGGGGTCGGAAAGGCGAGGGAGATCCTGGAATCCGGACTGGCTCATGAGAAGTTCCTCGAGATAGTGGCCGCACAGGGCGGAAAACCGGACATCTCCTCCAAGGACATGGTTCCCGGCAGCCACTCCGCGGAGATAAGGGCCGAGAGGTCCGGATTCGTCAGGAGCCTTTCCAACAAGGCCGTTGTGGCCGTGGCGAAAGCCGCCGGCGCCCCTTCGGACAAGGGCGCGGGGGTCGTCCTCGGCAAGAAGCTCGGGATGAAGGTCTCCGAGGGGGATGTTCTGATGACGATCTACGCCGAACGCGAGGATAAACTCGGACACGCGGTCGATGTCGCCCTCGAGAGGGAGCCGATAGGCATCGAGGGCATGATTATCAAAAGAATCGGGCCGGACTGA
- a CDS encoding 4Fe-4S dicluster domain-containing protein, translated as MEKKFRIDFDESNVLESVTYTLVSEFNLKPNVLRADINGDGSGIMLLSIEGSKDDIINGMTHIREQGFGVKELKGHIFHDYERCWSCGACVSLCPTRSIYYDKETVEVRLNTGTCIACGSCINACSVKAIQLEL; from the coding sequence ATGGAGAAGAAGTTCAGGATAGACTTCGACGAGAGCAACGTCCTCGAGTCGGTCACGTACACGCTGGTCTCCGAGTTCAACCTCAAGCCCAACGTACTGAGGGCGGACATCAACGGTGACGGCAGCGGGATCATGCTGCTGAGCATCGAGGGATCCAAGGACGACATAATCAACGGGATGACCCACATCCGCGAACAGGGGTTCGGGGTGAAGGAACTGAAAGGCCACATCTTCCATGACTACGAGAGGTGCTGGAGCTGCGGCGCCTGCGTCTCGCTCTGCCCGACAAGGTCCATCTACTACGACAAGGAGACCGTGGAGGTCAGGCTGAACACCGGCACCTGCATCGCCTGCGGGTCCTGCATCAACGCCTGCTCCGTGAAGGCGATCCAGCTCGAGCTATGA